A window of the Lactuca sativa cultivar Salinas chromosome 5, Lsat_Salinas_v11, whole genome shotgun sequence genome harbors these coding sequences:
- the LOC111913300 gene encoding protein RMD5 homolog: MDLKTIIDEFDRVAKKQELSTSKYHQLIVMIEDEIKQALADLQSTDDIDHKSVIKHLAEKLDAYRVQEQIKMLKKDLKVDLENYPEILGEFVETDISKASRNVEFESPIVNKIILNLLYHEGLFDVANTFTDEAQQRHINWLRRDFSKMHEILDALKAKNLEPALNWVSVNRLILDPKESNNLEFNLRRLQFLKLSKETPSEGINFVKTYLSPLASNHRNELLNLTLFFFWPEKVETSPYSDLISPEKWAAVSQEFIVQFCGSIGVSFRNPLTVTVDAGALGLPTLLNTANLMGRDEWAARRKFPVAMELGKEFQFHSAFVCPVCKEQSDEDNPAMMLGMDECHHVLCSQTISALTKRKTRFHTIQCPYCSCVMSVNMCQRLYL, encoded by the coding sequence ATGGATCTGAAAACCATTATAGATGAATTTGATCGAGTTGCCAAGAAACAAGAACTATCTACGAGTAAGTACCACCAACTGATCGTTATGATTGAAGATGAGATTAAACAAGCACTCGCTGACCTTCAATCAACCGACGATATCGATCATAAATCAGTGATCAAACACCTGGCAGAAAAGCTGGATGCATATAGGGTTCAAGAACAGATAAAGATGTTGAAGAAGGACCTAAAAGTTGATCTTGAAAACTACCCAGAAATCCTGGGTGAATTCGTAGAGACAGATATATCAAAAGCATCCAGAAACGTGGAGTTTGAGTCGCCTATAGTAAACAAAATCATTCTGAACCTACTTTACCATGAAGGTCTCTTCGATGTCGCCAATACATTCACAGACGAAGCTCAACAACGCCATATTAATTGGTTAAGACGTGATTTTTCAAAAATGCATGAGATTCTTGACGCATTGAAAGCTAAAAATCTTGAACCTGCTTTGAATTGGGTATCGGTCAACCGTCTCATACTTGACCCGAAGGAGTCAAATAATCTTGAGTTTAACCTCCGGCGACTTCAATTCTTGAAGCTTTCAAAAGAAACCCCATCGGAGGGAATCAACTTTGTCAAAACTTACCTTTCACCACTTGCTTCAAATCACAGAAACGAACTTTTAAATCTCACGCTCTTCTTTTTTTGGCCGGAGAAGGTCGAAACTTCACCTTACTCCGACTTAATTTCGCCGGAAAAATGGGCGGCGGTAAGCCAAGAGTTTATTGTTCAGTTCTGTGGGTCTATTGGGGTGTCGTTTAGGAACCCATTAACGGTGACTGTGGATGCCGGAGCTCTTGGGCTGCCGACCCTTTTGAATACGGCTAATCTGATGGGTAGGGATGAATGGGCGGCGAGGAGGAAGTTTCCGGTGGCGATGGAGTTGGGAAAAGAGTTTCAGTTTCATTCGGCTTTTGTTTGTCCTGTATGCAAGGAACAAAGCGATGAAGATAATCCGGCGATGATGTTGGGTATGGATGAGTGTCATCATGTTCTTTGTAGTCAAACGATATCGGCGCTCACGAAAAGGAAAACCCGTTTTCATACGATTCAATGTCCGTACTGCAGTTGTGTGATGTCGGTTAACATGTGCCAGCGATTGTATCTCTGA